Within Wyeomyia smithii strain HCP4-BCI-WySm-NY-G18 chromosome 2, ASM2978416v1, whole genome shotgun sequence, the genomic segment GTGCAGGATTACATCAATCGATTACCGACAGGAAATTTTAATGAGCACCCCTACTGCAAGGTTTAAAAACAAAACGTTGGCATTGTAATATTTTGATGGAATTGCGGTTGATAAATTTGTACAGTAAGTTTTAAACTGGTGAACATGAGCGGAATAGAAATAATTTTAGCTAAACAAGTTGAAATGATCCATCGGATTGAACAGTTCTTCGGATTGCATACGGCTAGATCCGCTATATCCGTTGAAATAAGTGTTTTACAAAAGCAAACTCGAAGTAGCACTGAGAGTATTAACAGCGCCAAAAATGCATTATGCCGATTTCGAGATGAGCAGTATCCGAAATACGTTGTTTTAATACGAAAAATGCatcgaaataattttcttttacTGGATTTACTAAAGCATCTGCAGAAAACGGATAAAACAGACCATCGAAAAGCTCTAGTAGAACAGAAATTAAACACGGATCATGCTCACCCAAATGTACATACTGTTGATAAAATGTTTTTGGCTGATTACCAAAAATCTCCATTTGTTACTAAAATGAAGCCGCGGTGTCTTTCGTTTTTGGATTTTAATGACAGCATTAGTCCAGAAGAGTTTGAACAAATTCCAAAATATATGCGAGGGCGAGAAAGTTTAGATGAGCTCGTTGGATTTTTACAGACAGTTGTAATATCTTCCTTTGAAGAGAAATACTCTCTgttatacaaaaataaaaaagctgttACGAATCAGCAGGATCTGGTGCTGTGGAAAGCTTACAATCAACAACAATCGAATTTTCCAAGTAAATGAAAACACATATCATATAGGTACGTTTTATTTCAATATTAATAAATTGCAGATAGTAAATTTATAACTCAAGGTGATATTGCACGAAAAATGGGAAGGCTGATTGATAAAAAAGTCAATGCAAAGCTAACGATGCTTCGTCATTTGCACATTCTGCAGGAAACGCGCCATGAAGGTACTGTCTACTATTTTTGGATTCGTGAATAAACATTAGCTACAgaaaaagggcctatttttcatatttgaatCGTCGTCTCGTCGTA encodes:
- the LOC129725683 gene encoding uncharacterized protein LOC129725683; the protein is MSGIEIILAKQVEMIHRIEQFFGLHTARSAISVEISVLQKQTRSSTESINSAKNALCRFRDEQYPKYVVLIRKMHRNNFLLLDLLKHLQKTDKTDHRKALVEQKLNTDHAHPNVHTVDKMFLADYQKSPFVTKMKPRCLSFLDFNDSISPEEFEQIPKYMRGRESLDELVGFLQTVVISSFEEKYSLLYKNKKAVTNQQDLVLWKAYNQQQSNFPNSKFITQGDIARKMGRLIDKKVNAKLTMLRHLHILQETRHEGTVYYFWIRE